Proteins encoded in a region of the Zea mays cultivar B73 chromosome 4, Zm-B73-REFERENCE-NAM-5.0, whole genome shotgun sequence genome:
- the LOC100276817 gene encoding uncharacterized protein isoform X1, which translates to MELFPDGAFVRLQSRARRTYVHADGDWAGVSLRPNGPVPPLNAVWRVEHLVWSDQGDTFVLLQNAAYGRYLSFSIQEAPPGHRGRCTTQLDRNEPHALSPSSPWMWRVQRLDPPDHGYVRLRYFGCDLRANGRHRTWNTCVTVDVNRGRRVSTMMQWTAHVVAASSVPPPLPASPQPQIGVCCGLLFWRRTGVHQHPPRTIRHVRASDEGDFDQNPHNWPSFVSYDHSVMNLRIQLGQLQDDWDGEMFGFTLCMRPGSHGRLTPLVTDLPRSLDPMDIVVFRTGSPGDYSACTCYSFSI; encoded by the exons ATGGAGCTATTCCCCGACGGGGCCTTCGTGCGGCTGCAGAGCCGCGCGAGAAGAACGTACGTCCACGCCGACGGGGACTGGGCGGGGGTCTCCCTACGCCCGAACGGACCCGTCCCACCCCTGAACGCGGTGTGGCGGGTGGAGCATTTGGTCTGGTCGGACCAGGGGGACACATTCGTCCTCCTCCAGAACGCCGCCTACGGCCGCTACCTCTCCTTCTCGATCCAGGAGGCGCCGCCCGGCCACCGTGGCCGCTGCACCACCCAGCTCGACCGCAACGAGCCCCACGCGCTGAGCCCCTCCTCCCCGTGGATGTGGAGGGTCCAGAGGTTGGACCCGCCCGACCATGGCTACGTCCGCCTGCGCTACTTCGGCTgcgacctccgcgccaacggtagGCACCGCACCTGGAACACCTGCGTCACCGTCGACGTCAACCGAGGCCGCAGGGTCTCCACCATGATGCAGTGGACGGCCCACGTCGTCGCAGCGAGCTCGGTACCGCCGCCCCTTCCAGCCTCACCTCAGCCTCAG ATAGGAGTCTGCTGTGGCCTGTTGTTCTGGCGGCGCACCGGGGTGCATCAGCACCCGCCGCGGACGATCCGGCACGTGCGGGCGAGCGACGAAGGGGACTTCGACCAGAATCCTCACAACTGGCCCTCGTTCGTTTCCTACGACCACTCCGTGATGAACCTGAGGATCCAGCTGGGGCAGCTCCAGGACGACTGGGACGGGGAGATGTTCGGCTTCACGCTGTGCATGCGGCCCGGCTCGCATGGCCGGCTAACGCCACTGGTCACCGACCTGCCTCGCAGCCTAGATCCCATGGACATCGTCGTCTTCAGGACCGGATCACCAGGTGACTACTCAGCGTGCACTTGTTACAGTTTCAGCATTTGA
- the LOC100276817 gene encoding uncharacterized protein LOC100276817 (The RefSeq protein has 4 substitutions compared to this genomic sequence) yields the protein MELFPDGAFVRLQSRARRTYVHADGDWAGVSLRPNGPVPPLNAVWRVEHLVWSDQGDTFVLLQNAAYGRYLSFSIQEAPPGHRGRRTTQLDRNEPHALSPSSPWMWRVQRLDPPDHGYVRLRYFGCDLRANGRHRTWKTCVTVDVNRGRRVSTMMQWTAHVVAASSVPPPLPASPQPQIGGCCGLLFWRRTGVHQHPPQTIRHVRASDEGDFDQNPHNWPSFVSYDHSVMNLRIQLGQLQDDWDGEMFGFTLCMRPGSHGRLTPLVTDLPRSLDPMDIVVFRTGSPAAAALVYAFCRGVR from the exons ATGGAGCTATTCCCCGACGGGGCCTTCGTGCGGCTGCAGAGCCGCGCGAGAAGAACGTACGTCCACGCCGACGGGGACTGGGCGGGGGTCTCCCTACGCCCGAACGGACCCGTCCCACCCCTGAACGCGGTGTGGCGGGTGGAGCATTTGGTCTGGTCGGACCAGGGGGACACATTCGTCCTCCTCCAGAACGCCGCCTACGGCCGCTACCTCTCCTTCTCGATCCAGGAGGCGCCGCCCGGCCACCGTGGCCGCTGCACCACCCAGCTCGACCGCAACGAGCCCCACGCGCTGAGCCCCTCCTCCCCGTGGATGTGGAGGGTCCAGAGGTTGGACCCGCCCGACCATGGCTACGTCCGCCTGCGCTACTTCGGCTgcgacctccgcgccaacggtagGCACCGCACCTGGAACACCTGCGTCACCGTCGACGTCAACCGAGGCCGCAGGGTCTCCACCATGATGCAGTGGACGGCCCACGTCGTCGCAGCGAGCTCGGTACCGCCGCCCCTTCCAGCCTCACCTCAGCCTCAG ATAGGAGTCTGCTGTGGCCTGTTGTTCTGGCGGCGCACCGGGGTGCATCAGCACCCGCCGCGGACGATCCGGCACGTGCGGGCGAGCGACGAAGGGGACTTCGACCAGAATCCTCACAACTGGCCCTCGTTCGTTTCCTACGACCACTCCGTGATGAACCTGAGGATCCAGCTGGGGCAGCTCCAGGACGACTGGGACGGGGAGATGTTCGGCTTCACGCTGTGCATGCGGCCCGGCTCGCATGGCCGGCTAACGCCACTGGTCACCGACCTGCCTCGCAGCCTAGATCCCATGGACATCGTCGTCTTCAGGACCGGATCACCAG